In Massilia antarctica, the following are encoded in one genomic region:
- a CDS encoding TonB-dependent receptor plug domain-containing protein, with protein MTTIFSRWFGLAPLLLALPASAQLSSFAAGTMADMSIEDLANIEVTSVSKKPERLAAAAASVFVITAEDIRRSGAATVPEVLRLAPNLQVAQSSGYGYAISARGFNGSRNTVPNKLLVLIDGRSVYSPFFSGVSWDAQQVMLEDIERIEVISGPGGTLWGVNAVNGVINITTRAASATQGSLVALRAGQRGNAVALRQGGGGDWRLQATYVGERRTELASGAPVNDARHQWQAGMRRDWGGGADQFSVVGNAYRGALDQPEPGAISTGTKLKLGTVRSSGASLTGHWTHALAGGGSLMLQGYIDHSQREVPPTYAERIQVADLQFQHSLPASGIGQLVWGANVRHTWDAVTNSDTIAFLPAKVEQDWASLFAQDELAVREDLRLILGARVERNDYTGAEFLPSMRLAWQLTPYHALWGGASRTVRAPSRLDADTYIPGHAPFLLRGGPRVRSEVAKVFELGYRGQPLPQLSYSATVFHNRYDHLRTQEVDAGGTFLTFDSKMEGKSSGIEMWGSYQATPYWRLSAGWMALHQRFWLKPGSNDAAGPRTSGRDPSHTAQLRSTFTVADDKELELAVRKVARLESDKVPAYRALDARFGWRLRRNVELSLSGNNLNGAHAEYGPLATRSEVPREIALKLVWMN; from the coding sequence ATGACTACGATTTTTTCGCGCTGGTTCGGACTCGCGCCGCTGCTGCTGGCGCTGCCGGCGTCCGCGCAGCTATCGTCGTTCGCGGCCGGCACCATGGCCGACATGTCGATCGAGGACCTGGCCAATATCGAGGTCACGTCGGTATCGAAAAAGCCCGAGCGCCTGGCCGCCGCCGCCGCCTCGGTGTTCGTGATCACGGCCGAGGACATCCGCCGTTCCGGCGCGGCCACCGTGCCCGAGGTGCTGCGCCTGGCGCCCAATTTGCAGGTGGCGCAGTCGAGCGGCTACGGCTACGCCATCAGCGCGCGCGGCTTTAACGGCAGCCGCAATACCGTTCCCAATAAACTGCTGGTGCTGATCGACGGGCGCTCGGTGTATTCGCCCTTCTTTTCCGGGGTGAGCTGGGATGCCCAGCAAGTCATGCTCGAAGACATAGAGCGGATCGAAGTGATCAGCGGCCCCGGCGGCACCTTGTGGGGCGTGAATGCCGTCAACGGTGTCATCAACATCACCACGCGCGCCGCCAGCGCGACCCAGGGCAGCCTGGTGGCGCTGCGCGCCGGCCAGCGTGGCAACGCCGTGGCGCTGCGCCAGGGCGGGGGCGGCGACTGGCGCCTGCAAGCCACCTATGTCGGCGAGCGCCGCACGGAACTGGCCAGCGGCGCGCCGGTCAACGACGCGCGCCACCAGTGGCAGGCCGGCATGCGGCGCGATTGGGGTGGCGGCGCCGATCAGTTCAGCGTGGTCGGCAACGCCTATCGCGGTGCGCTCGACCAGCCGGAGCCGGGGGCGATTTCCACCGGCACCAAACTTAAGCTCGGCACGGTGCGCTCGTCCGGCGCCAGCCTGACGGGACACTGGACCCACGCCCTGGCCGGCGGCGGCAGCTTGATGCTGCAGGGCTACATCGACCACAGCCAGCGCGAGGTGCCGCCGACCTATGCCGAACGGATCCAGGTGGCCGACCTGCAATTCCAGCACAGCCTGCCGGCGAGCGGCATTGGCCAGCTGGTGTGGGGCGCCAATGTGCGCCACACCTGGGATGCGGTGACCAACAGCGACACGATCGCCTTCCTGCCCGCCAAGGTCGAGCAGGACTGGGCCAGCCTGTTCGCGCAGGACGAGCTGGCCGTGCGCGAGGACCTGCGCCTGATCCTCGGGGCGCGGGTCGAGCGCAACGATTACACGGGCGCCGAGTTCCTGCCCAGCATGCGCCTGGCCTGGCAGCTCACGCCCTACCATGCGCTGTGGGGCGGCGCCTCGCGCACGGTGCGCGCGCCGTCACGGCTCGATGCCGATACCTACATTCCCGGCCACGCCCCGTTTTTGCTGCGCGGCGGGCCGCGGGTGCGCTCTGAAGTGGCGAAGGTGTTCGAACTCGGCTACCGCGGCCAGCCGCTGCCGCAACTGTCGTACTCGGCTACCGTGTTCCACAACCGCTACGACCACTTGCGCACCCAGGAAGTCGATGCGGGGGGCACCTTTTTGACCTTCGACAGCAAGATGGAAGGCAAGTCGAGCGGCATCGAGATGTGGGGCAGCTATCAAGCCACGCCCTACTGGCGCCTGAGCGCGGGCTGGATGGCGCTGCACCAGCGCTTCTGGCTCAAGCCGGGCAGCAACGATGCGGCCGGACCGCGCACCAGCGGACGCGATCCGTCGCACACGGCGCAGCTGCGTTCCACCTTCACCGTGGCCGACGACAAGGAACTGGAGCTGGCCGTGCGCAAGGTGGCGCGGCTCGAGAGCGACAAGGTGCCCGCGTACCGGGCGCTGGACGCGCGCTTCGGCTGGCGCCTGCGCCGCAATGTCGAGCTGTCGCTGTCGGGGAATAATCTCAACGGCGCGCATGCCGAGTACGGGCCGCTGGCCACGCGCAGCGAGGTGCCGCGCGAGATTGCGCTCAAGCTGGTGTGGATGAATTGA
- a CDS encoding MFS transporter, whose protein sequence is MFEKRKHLLYFSLFFILYELTVYLSNDMIMPAMPQVVRAFAASNRMIGLSLSLFILGGSMLQIFLGPIADRIGKRKVMLAGVAMYLVATLFVPFSTTIAQFLTARFFQGMGSCFIFIGYAAIHELFDDADAVKLTAMLSNTTVFAPLIGPVVGSAVIKVAPWEAIFGIGFVLGTIAWLGLFTFMPRAETIKPRSDLVSIRASYLTIVRNKKFMSGILIAAMAITPLTAWIGLSPVIIMEHMGKSYGTYILYQLVIFSGFILSTMAIQKLGDGFSLTRLIRQGAGLAVIGMLGAGLVHQHGHLFIVCMFIFSAGFGLFNGALIRLSLTATGVSMNLTSSAMSLLYCVYIAAGVEIYNLVCAHFNYSLASYALFNVPLGLLLGACLMRFARQHDEQEPALAHSPQAE, encoded by the coding sequence ATGTTCGAAAAACGCAAACATCTGCTCTACTTTTCCCTGTTTTTCATCCTCTATGAGCTGACTGTCTACTTGTCGAACGACATGATCATGCCGGCCATGCCGCAGGTCGTGCGCGCGTTCGCCGCGTCGAACCGCATGATCGGCCTGTCATTGAGCCTGTTCATTCTCGGCGGCAGCATGCTGCAGATCTTCCTCGGCCCCATCGCCGACCGGATCGGCAAACGCAAGGTCATGCTGGCCGGCGTGGCGATGTATCTGGTGGCGACCTTGTTCGTGCCGTTTTCCACCACCATCGCCCAGTTCCTGACCGCCCGCTTCTTCCAGGGCATGGGCTCGTGCTTCATCTTCATCGGCTACGCCGCCATCCACGAGCTGTTCGACGATGCCGATGCCGTCAAGCTGACCGCCATGCTGTCCAATACCACCGTGTTCGCCCCGCTGATCGGCCCCGTGGTCGGCAGCGCCGTCATCAAGGTCGCGCCGTGGGAAGCGATCTTCGGGATCGGCTTTGTGCTCGGCACCATCGCCTGGCTCGGCCTGTTCACATTCATGCCGCGCGCCGAAACCATCAAACCCCGATCCGACCTTGTATCGATCCGCGCCAGCTACCTGACCATCGTGCGCAATAAAAAATTCATGTCGGGGATCCTGATCGCGGCCATGGCTATCACGCCGCTGACAGCCTGGATCGGCCTGTCGCCCGTCATCATCATGGAACACATGGGCAAGTCGTACGGCACCTATATCCTGTACCAGCTGGTGATTTTCTCCGGATTCATCCTCAGCACCATGGCGATTCAAAAACTCGGTGACGGCTTTTCGCTCACCCGCCTGATTCGCCAGGGCGCCGGACTGGCCGTCATCGGCATGCTGGGCGCGGGACTGGTGCATCAGCACGGGCATCTGTTCATCGTCTGCATGTTCATTTTCTCGGCCGGCTTCGGCCTGTTTAACGGCGCCCTGATCCGCCTGTCCTTGACCGCCACCGGCGTGTCGATGAACCTGACCTCTTCCGCAATGAGCCTGCTCTATTGCGTGTATATCGCCGCCGGCGTCGAGATCTATAACCTGGTCTGCGCCCATTTCAATTATTCGCTCGCGTCGTATGCGCTGTTCAACGTGCCATTGGGACTGCTGCTCGGCGCTTGTCTGATGCGCTTTGCGAGACAGCACGACGAGCAGGAACCGGCCCTGGCGCATTCGCCCCAGGCCGAATAA
- a CDS encoding glycine zipper 2TM domain-containing protein, translating into MEQINKTSRIHPLMAAAALSVIALSVAGTAAITGLIPSSKADTSAVATAPQALVAPQALAAQPAPTAQQLADAQLMVAKYSPQAAQPLPAPEPEYEKPVVKKVVHTQHHAPQHTRLAQHQSDNYRAQPAYRSEPVQQQASQPNYVGIGTGAVIGGLLGNQIGGGKGKKIATVAGVIGGGFLGNEIANRNK; encoded by the coding sequence ATGGAACAGATCAACAAAACCTCGCGTATCCACCCATTGATGGCGGCAGCGGCGCTGTCGGTCATTGCGCTCAGCGTGGCGGGCACGGCGGCAATCACGGGTCTGATTCCCAGCTCCAAGGCCGACACCAGCGCGGTAGCGACAGCGCCGCAAGCACTGGTGGCGCCCCAGGCGCTGGCCGCGCAGCCGGCCCCGACGGCCCAGCAACTGGCCGACGCGCAGCTGATGGTAGCCAAGTATTCGCCGCAAGCCGCACAGCCGTTGCCGGCGCCTGAACCGGAGTACGAGAAGCCGGTCGTGAAAAAAGTCGTGCATACGCAGCACCATGCCCCACAGCACACCCGGCTTGCGCAACACCAGTCCGACAACTACCGCGCCCAGCCAGCCTATCGCAGCGAGCCGGTGCAGCAGCAAGCAAGCCAGCCCAACTATGTGGGCATCGGCACCGGCGCCGTCATCGGCGGTTTGCTCGGTAACCAGATTGGCGGCGGCAAGGGCAAGAAGATTGCCACGGTGGCTGGTGTGATCGGTGGCGGCTTCCTGGGCAACGAAATCGCCAACCGCAACAAATAA
- a CDS encoding YceI family protein yields the protein MNLTNGTLLASLLAVALVANAVPLKTDPAKSTVSASFKQMNVPVDAKFTKFTANIDYDPAKPDAAKASVEIDTASLDLGDPLMNKEVAKKDWFNSAQFPKATFVSSGIKAAGPGKMTVTGKLSIKGKTSDVSFPLTVKTEAGKHTFDGTLPIKRLTYNIGDGEWKDTSMVADEVLIKFRVSAAQ from the coding sequence ATGAATCTTACCAATGGCACTTTGCTTGCCTCCCTGCTCGCCGTGGCGCTGGTCGCCAACGCCGTGCCGCTCAAGACCGACCCGGCCAAAAGCACGGTGTCGGCGTCGTTCAAGCAAATGAACGTGCCGGTCGACGCGAAGTTCACCAAATTTACCGCCAACATCGATTACGATCCGGCCAAACCGGACGCCGCCAAGGCCAGCGTCGAGATCGACACGGCCAGCCTGGACCTGGGCGATCCGCTGATGAACAAGGAAGTAGCCAAGAAAGACTGGTTCAATTCCGCACAGTTTCCTAAAGCGACGTTTGTCTCTTCGGGAATCAAGGCGGCCGGCCCGGGCAAGATGACGGTGACCGGCAAGCTGTCGATCAAGGGCAAGACGAGCGATGTCAGCTTTCCCCTGACGGTGAAAACCGAGGCCGGCAAGCACACCTTCGACGGCACCCTGCCCATCAAGCGCCTTACCTACAACATCGGCGACGGCGAGTGGAAAGACACGAGCATGGTGGCCGATGAAGTCCTCATCAAATTCCGCGTCAGCGCGGCGCAGTAA
- a CDS encoding glycosyltransferase → MHIDLEYEALIKDLKAEFLAYKQWEAFCRQDAQGGADAQARLQAAASAYYGHVRELRHFVRRHASGFDARRISSLLAVPTQALSADEMIMHRIWLGGALPPMARESIRQFDCALDDIGPLDTGPYRLMLWVWDDEQLRGDPCFHPAPAARHVIGTYLAGARLLTVHSLHALARGHDAANAPLLAQLHHKRYFVNLADYFRLLILHRCGGIYLDADTLPYRAATLFLCKPEVPDYVSFSVNRDSGRIDASFVCWMNLFNDENGVLVARKANPAIAQLIARIDANLAAMGHEVPDKSPDSAAWTAALHSATYGAWHDTIGRSLTACHDLAARHGVLHDDAPETIVSGLHGMRLRVDVLTGAPVPLTSTEQHSYERCIAALVQRDWTLPDIRELAKVAAVLSTTELPRMAYAAQLRARPEGCHYYSFLSQDPQLDRVNDLFGAYLMALNADRIRRGNFWRKTRGPDTRQERRYASIHAAAPRIHSAHANEP, encoded by the coding sequence ATGCATATCGATCTGGAATACGAAGCGCTGATCAAGGATCTGAAGGCCGAATTCCTTGCATACAAACAGTGGGAAGCATTCTGCCGGCAAGATGCGCAGGGCGGCGCCGATGCCCAGGCCCGCCTGCAGGCAGCGGCATCGGCCTACTACGGCCATGTGCGCGAATTACGCCACTTCGTGCGCCGCCACGCCAGCGGCTTCGATGCGCGCCGGATCTCGTCGCTGCTCGCCGTCCCCACCCAGGCGCTCAGTGCCGATGAAATGATCATGCACCGGATCTGGCTCGGCGGCGCGCTGCCGCCCATGGCGCGCGAATCGATCCGCCAGTTCGATTGCGCCCTCGACGATATCGGCCCGCTCGACACAGGCCCCTACCGCCTGATGCTGTGGGTCTGGGACGACGAACAATTGCGCGGCGACCCATGCTTTCATCCCGCGCCGGCCGCGCGCCATGTCATCGGCACGTATCTGGCCGGGGCGCGCCTGTTGACGGTGCATTCGCTCCACGCACTGGCGCGCGGGCATGACGCCGCGAACGCGCCGCTGCTGGCGCAATTGCACCACAAGCGCTATTTCGTCAATCTGGCCGATTACTTCCGGCTGCTGATCCTGCACCGCTGCGGCGGCATCTATCTCGACGCGGACACCCTGCCCTATCGCGCCGCCACGCTCTTTTTGTGCAAGCCGGAAGTACCCGATTACGTCAGCTTTTCGGTGAACCGCGACAGCGGCCGCATCGACGCCAGTTTTGTCTGCTGGATGAATCTGTTCAACGACGAAAATGGCGTGCTGGTGGCGCGCAAGGCCAATCCGGCAATCGCGCAGCTGATCGCGCGGATCGATGCGAACCTGGCCGCCATGGGCCACGAGGTGCCCGACAAGTCCCCCGATAGCGCCGCCTGGACCGCGGCCTTGCACAGCGCGACCTACGGCGCCTGGCACGACACGATCGGGCGCTCGCTGACGGCCTGCCACGACCTGGCCGCGCGCCACGGCGTGCTGCATGACGATGCGCCCGAAACCATCGTCAGCGGCCTGCACGGCATGCGCCTGCGCGTCGACGTGCTCACGGGCGCTCCGGTGCCGCTCACGAGCACCGAACAGCACAGTTACGAGCGCTGCATCGCCGCCCTCGTACAGCGCGACTGGACCCTGCCCGATATCCGCGAACTGGCCAAGGTAGCCGCGGTCCTGAGCACCACGGAACTGCCGCGCATGGCCTACGCCGCGCAGTTGCGTGCCCGGCCCGAGGGCTGCCATTACTACTCCTTCCTGTCGCAGGACCCGCAGCTGGATCGGGTCAACGATTTGTTCGGCGCCTATCTGATGGCGCTGAACGCCGATCGCATCCGGCGCGGGAATTTCTGGCGCAAGACGCGCGGCCCCGATACGCGGCAGGAACGCAGGTACGCCAGCATCCACGCCGCCGCACCACGTATCCACAGCGCCCATGCCAATGAACCTTGA
- a CDS encoding S46 family peptidase, protein MKKTLLTLAILSTVAHADEGMWMPQQLPQVAKQLKAAGLKLDPASLTKLTEFPMNAIVSLGGCSASFVSPQGLVATNHHCVYDSVARNSTPERDLLANGFLARTLGEELPASPGSRIYVTKDVANVSDKIITPAVAKLAGKARVDAIEKNMKTMVAECEKDAGHRCTVASYYGGLEFYLIKQLEIRDVRLVHAPPSGVGKFGGDTDNWMWPRHTGDYGFYRAYVSKDGKAADYAKDNVPYAPKSYLKIAREGVKEGDFIMALGYPGSTNRHRLPSEVAFTFDWNYPAFVKSSAEALAIIASETKNNEDTKLKYAGRVASINNYYKNRKGLLTSYEGSDILARKTREHADMKAWVNASPARQKEYAADIEQVEKLIAQRDAEFKRDYYLTMSAPRLLTTARRLYRLANENVKPNAERKSGYQERDLPAIKAAVTALDRTYDEKVDKALVLNNLKKYAAQPKAERNANFDAAMGVADGMSEAQLKAVLDKMVGGSKLGSAAASGEWIGKTPADFKASSDSFIQAAVAMYDAGLKSEAEDEELAGKIQQAYANYMKAKIAYMTSKGQAVYPDANGTLRVTFGKIAGRDHGADGTGSWTAFTTVKGVVAKATGEGEFNAPAAQLAAIKAKDFGKYVDPKLKTVPVDYLATLDITGGNSGSAALNSKGELIGLAFDGTLDSIISDWDFNKANTRDIQVDVRYILWNMKHVDKADNLLKEMNVE, encoded by the coding sequence ATGAAAAAGACCCTCCTAACGCTAGCCATCCTCAGCACCGTCGCGCACGCCGACGAAGGCATGTGGATGCCGCAGCAGCTGCCACAAGTAGCCAAGCAACTCAAGGCCGCCGGCCTCAAGCTCGATCCGGCCAGCCTGACCAAGCTCACCGAATTCCCGATGAATGCGATCGTCAGCCTGGGCGGCTGCTCCGCCTCCTTCGTCTCGCCGCAGGGCCTGGTAGCGACCAACCACCACTGCGTCTACGACAGCGTGGCGCGCAACTCGACACCGGAGCGCGACCTGCTGGCCAACGGCTTCCTGGCCAGGACCCTGGGCGAAGAACTGCCAGCCTCGCCGGGCAGCCGCATCTACGTCACCAAGGATGTCGCCAACGTCAGCGACAAGATCATCACCCCCGCCGTGGCCAAACTGGCCGGCAAGGCGCGCGTCGACGCCATCGAAAAGAACATGAAGACCATGGTGGCCGAGTGCGAAAAAGACGCCGGCCACCGCTGCACCGTGGCCAGCTACTACGGCGGCCTGGAGTTTTACCTGATCAAGCAACTGGAAATCCGCGACGTGCGCCTGGTGCACGCGCCGCCTTCCGGCGTGGGCAAGTTCGGTGGCGACACCGACAACTGGATGTGGCCGCGCCACACCGGCGACTACGGCTTCTATCGCGCCTACGTGAGCAAGGATGGCAAGGCTGCCGACTACGCCAAGGACAACGTCCCGTACGCACCGAAAAGCTACCTCAAGATCGCCAGGGAAGGCGTGAAAGAAGGGGACTTCATCATGGCGCTGGGCTATCCGGGCAGCACCAACCGTCACCGCCTGCCATCGGAAGTGGCGTTCACCTTCGACTGGAACTATCCGGCGTTCGTGAAATCGTCGGCCGAAGCGCTGGCCATCATCGCAAGTGAAACCAAGAACAACGAAGATACCAAGCTCAAGTACGCAGGCCGTGTCGCCAGCATCAACAATTACTACAAGAACCGCAAGGGCTTGCTGACCAGCTACGAAGGCAGCGACATCCTGGCGCGCAAGACGCGCGAACACGCCGACATGAAGGCCTGGGTCAACGCCAGCCCGGCGCGCCAGAAGGAATACGCGGCCGACATCGAGCAGGTCGAAAAACTGATTGCCCAGCGCGACGCCGAATTCAAGCGCGACTACTACCTGACCATGTCGGCGCCGCGCCTCTTGACCACGGCACGCCGCCTGTACCGCCTGGCCAATGAAAACGTCAAGCCGAACGCCGAGCGCAAATCGGGCTACCAGGAACGCGACCTGCCGGCGATCAAGGCCGCCGTGACCGCGCTCGACCGCACCTACGATGAAAAAGTCGACAAGGCGCTGGTGCTGAACAACCTGAAGAAATATGCGGCCCAGCCGAAAGCCGAGCGCAACGCCAACTTCGACGCTGCGATGGGCGTCGCCGACGGCATGAGCGAAGCCCAGCTCAAGGCCGTGCTCGACAAGATGGTTGGCGGCTCCAAGCTCGGCAGCGCCGCCGCCAGCGGCGAATGGATCGGCAAGACGCCGGCCGACTTCAAGGCCAGCAGCGACAGCTTCATCCAGGCTGCCGTGGCCATGTACGATGCCGGCCTGAAGAGCGAGGCCGAGGACGAAGAGCTGGCCGGCAAGATCCAGCAAGCCTACGCCAACTACATGAAGGCCAAGATCGCCTACATGACCAGCAAGGGCCAGGCGGTCTATCCTGACGCCAACGGCACCCTGCGCGTCACCTTCGGCAAGATTGCCGGCCGCGATCATGGTGCCGACGGCACCGGTTCCTGGACCGCGTTCACGACAGTCAAGGGCGTGGTGGCGAAAGCCACCGGCGAAGGCGAGTTCAACGCGCCGGCGGCGCAACTGGCGGCGATCAAGGCCAAGGACTTCGGCAAGTATGTCGATCCCAAGCTCAAGACCGTGCCGGTGGACTACCTGGCGACCTTGGACATCACTGGCGGCAACTCCGGTTCAGCCGCGTTGAACAGCAAGGGCGAGCTCATCGGCCTGGCATTCGACGGCACCCTGGACTCGATCATTTCCGACTGGGACTTCAACAAAGCCAACACGCGCGACATCCAGGTCGACGTGCGCTACATCCTGTGGAACATGAAGCATGTCGACAAAGCCGACAACCTGCTGAAAGAAATGAACGTGGAATAA
- a CDS encoding cytochrome b, with the protein MQERYTSTAIIFHWLIAVLIVGAFIMGLVMTDMPGLTPTKLKYYSWHKWAGVTVLALAALRLLWRLTHAAPAQPAAMPAWQKSAAHGLHGMLYLLMFAVPVSGYLYTLSAGIPVVYFGLFKLPVIMAADPGLKPVLKEVHFWLNMTLAGAVALHLAAALKHQFIDRDGVLKRMLP; encoded by the coding sequence ATGCAGGAACGCTACACCTCGACGGCGATTATTTTCCACTGGCTCATTGCCGTGCTGATCGTGGGCGCCTTCATCATGGGCCTGGTGATGACCGACATGCCGGGCCTCACCCCCACCAAGCTCAAATACTATTCCTGGCATAAATGGGCCGGCGTGACCGTGCTGGCGCTGGCCGCCCTGCGCCTGCTGTGGCGCCTGACCCACGCCGCGCCCGCCCAGCCGGCCGCCATGCCCGCCTGGCAAAAAAGCGCCGCCCACGGCTTGCACGGCATGCTGTACCTGCTGATGTTCGCGGTACCGGTGTCGGGCTACCTGTACACCCTGTCGGCCGGGATTCCGGTGGTCTACTTCGGCCTGTTCAAGCTGCCCGTCATCATGGCGGCCGACCCGGGCCTGAAACCGGTGCTCAAAGAAGTCCATTTCTGGCTCAACATGACATTGGCCGGCGCCGTCGCCCTGCACCTGGCGGCCGCCCTGAAACACCAGTTCATCGACCGCGACGGCGTGCTCAAGCGCATGCTGCCGTAA
- a CDS encoding GlsB/YeaQ/YmgE family stress response membrane protein: MLFIIWIIVGGILGWLASMVMKTDAQQGMILNVIVGIVGAFLGGWLLSPLFGTGTINMDDFSMSSLLVSFLGAVILLAIVNLLRRGKVR; encoded by the coding sequence ATGTTATTCATCATCTGGATCATCGTCGGTGGTATCTTGGGTTGGCTGGCAAGCATGGTCATGAAAACGGATGCCCAACAAGGCATGATTCTCAACGTCATCGTCGGTATCGTCGGCGCCTTCCTGGGCGGCTGGCTGCTCTCTCCGCTGTTCGGCACGGGCACCATCAATATGGATGACTTCAGCATGTCGTCCTTGCTCGTTTCCTTCCTGGGCGCCGTCATCCTGCTGGCCATCGTCAACCTGCTGCGCCGCGGCAAAGTACGCTGA
- a CDS encoding YceI family protein encodes MKIKHLIVAMLATATATAAFAADTYKIDPTHTFPSFEADHMGISILRGKFTKTEGSVVLDRAAKTGSIDIKIDADSLDFGNEKLNKHAKGEDMFDVAKFKDATYTSKSITFKGDVPISVDGTLTLHGISKPVTLTINKFKCIIHPMHKKEVCGADASAEFKRTDFGISYAVPPFAPEVKLMIQVEAVKN; translated from the coding sequence ATGAAAATCAAGCACCTGATCGTTGCCATGCTCGCCACCGCGACCGCCACCGCCGCCTTCGCCGCCGATACCTACAAGATCGACCCGACCCATACCTTCCCGAGCTTCGAAGCCGACCACATGGGCATTTCCATCCTGCGCGGCAAGTTCACCAAGACCGAAGGCAGCGTGGTGCTCGACCGCGCCGCGAAAACCGGTTCCATCGACATCAAGATCGATGCCGATTCCCTCGATTTCGGTAACGAAAAACTGAACAAGCACGCCAAGGGCGAAGACATGTTCGACGTCGCCAAGTTCAAGGACGCGACCTACACCTCGAAGTCGATCACCTTCAAGGGCGACGTCCCGATCTCGGTCGACGGCACCCTGACCCTGCACGGCATCAGCAAGCCGGTGACCCTGACGATCAACAAGTTCAAGTGCATCATCCACCCGATGCACAAGAAGGAAGTGTGCGGCGCCGACGCCTCGGCTGAATTCAAGCGCACCGATTTCGGCATCAGCTACGCCGTGCCGCCATTCGCACCGGAAGTCAAATTGATGATCCAGGTCGAAGCGGTCAAGAACTAA
- the cls gene encoding cardiolipin synthase, giving the protein MTKKPLHVALISCILTLLGVFLVFNFMPSEKKIERQLHRMYNTDDPQFRRSMGVLLGPPILEGNQVDVLLNGEQIFPSMLKAIREAKHTITLETYIYWSESIGQEFTQALIERARAGVKVHVMLDFIGSMKMDDTAMNAMKQAGVQLQRYHKPVWWKFTRLNNRTHRKVMVVDGNIGFTGGVGIADQWRGAGQDKEHWRDTHFRVVGPVVGQMQAVFADNWTKATGAVLDGPHYFPPLKAQGGHAAQMFSSSPSGGSESMLLMYLMAITAAQDTIHLSSSYFVPDELTIHALVAAAKRGVKVKIITPGEDIDSDLVRIASRERWGALLEAGIEIAEYQPTMFHVKALVVDSLMVSVGSTNFDNRSFSLNDEANLNVIDRAFAAEQVAIFDKDWAHARRITLQAWQQRPWTEKAAGELVSLVGNQL; this is encoded by the coding sequence ATGACCAAGAAACCGCTCCATGTTGCACTGATCAGCTGCATCCTTACCTTGCTGGGAGTGTTTTTGGTTTTCAACTTCATGCCCAGCGAGAAAAAGATCGAGCGCCAGCTGCACCGCATGTACAACACCGACGACCCGCAGTTCCGGCGCTCCATGGGCGTGCTGCTGGGTCCGCCAATTCTCGAAGGGAACCAGGTCGACGTCTTGCTCAACGGCGAGCAGATCTTCCCCTCCATGCTCAAGGCCATCCGCGAAGCGAAACACACGATCACCCTCGAAACCTATATCTACTGGTCCGAATCGATCGGCCAGGAATTCACGCAAGCGCTGATCGAACGCGCCCGCGCCGGGGTCAAGGTGCATGTGATGCTCGATTTTATCGGCAGCATGAAAATGGATGACACGGCCATGAATGCCATGAAGCAGGCCGGAGTCCAGCTGCAGCGCTACCACAAGCCGGTGTGGTGGAAATTCACACGCCTGAACAACCGCACCCACCGCAAGGTGATGGTAGTGGACGGCAACATCGGCTTTACCGGCGGCGTCGGCATCGCCGACCAGTGGCGCGGCGCCGGCCAGGACAAGGAGCACTGGCGCGACACCCACTTCCGCGTGGTCGGCCCGGTGGTCGGCCAGATGCAGGCCGTGTTCGCCGACAACTGGACCAAGGCCACCGGCGCCGTCCTCGACGGCCCGCATTATTTCCCCCCGCTCAAGGCGCAAGGCGGCCACGCGGCCCAGATGTTCAGCAGCTCGCCCAGCGGCGGCAGCGAAAGCATGCTGCTGATGTACCTGATGGCCATCACCGCGGCGCAGGACACCATCCACCTGTCGAGTTCCTACTTCGTGCCGGACGAGCTGACCATCCACGCCCTGGTGGCGGCCGCCAAACGCGGGGTCAAGGTGAAAATCATCACGCCGGGCGAGGACATCGATTCGGACCTGGTGCGCATCGCCTCGCGCGAACGCTGGGGCGCCTTGCTGGAAGCGGGCATCGAGATCGCCGAATACCAGCCGACCATGTTCCACGTCAAGGCACTGGTGGTCGACTCGCTGATGGTCTCGGTCGGCTCGACCAACTTCGACAACCGCTCCTTCAGCCTCAACGACGAAGCCAACCTGAACGTCATCGACCGCGCCTTCGCCGCCGAGCAGGTCGCCATCTTCGACAAGGACTGGGCCCATGCGCGCCGGATTACCCTGCAGGCATGGCAGCAGCGTCCGTGGACCGAAAAAGCGGCGGGCGAACTGGTCTCGCTGGTGGGCAACCAGCTGTAA